From the Burkholderia mayonis genome, one window contains:
- the ptsP gene encoding phosphoenolpyruvate--protein phosphotransferase, protein MPPLLTAELVRLGAKAGSKHDAIGQAGALLVEAGVIEPGYVDSLHGRETVANTYLGSGVAIPHGLQEDRHLIRRTGVAVLQVPDGVEWQGGERARLIVAIAAQSDEHIALLQRLTRLIGDPPQLERLLAARDPQAIVDALNGAGAARAAGAAVVEATPADYAHKVDVILDYPHGLHARPASAWVATAKRYRAALRVRHGDVAADPKNLVSLLQLGATPQARLVVSAQGVDAADALAALARTIEALAAEEHARAAAAQARRQSVQPALWTPEDPATAIEGIGAGPGLVTGPVRVLRATRVDIEDRPGDTLDATRRLDQALIETAAELDALARETASRLGAAEGEIFVAQRELLNDTELLGETARLIVDGHGLAWAWHQAAEAQAERLAALPDSLLAARVTDLRDVARRVLRHLGETGAGDATGGGGDANAPSILIAEDLTPSDTARLDPAVTLGFCTVAGGPTSHTAILARTLGVPAAVACGARLMEVADGARAVLDGNAGRLYVGVSARDAERARQVEQRLLEERRRASANRALPAATLDGHVLEIGANITRPGQVADALAQGADGVGLMRTEFLFLERRDAPDEDEQYACYKQMVDASGGRRLIIRTLDIGGDKQVPYLNLPHESNPFLGVRGLRLCLRRPDLFVPQLRALYRAAKEGPLWIMFPMVSTLDEAREAIALAETVRAELDAPKVPLGIMVETPSAAALADHFAQVVDFFSIGTNDLTQYVLAIDREHPELARLAESLHPAVLRMIRQTVDGARRHRKWVGVCGGLAGDPLGASILAGLGVDELSMSARDVAAVKTRLRGARLDALQALARRALDCADVDAVRALDSAEIRVAA, encoded by the coding sequence ATGCCGCCGTTGCTCACAGCGGAACTCGTCCGGCTCGGCGCGAAGGCCGGTTCGAAACACGATGCGATCGGCCAGGCCGGCGCGCTGCTCGTCGAGGCGGGCGTCATCGAGCCCGGCTATGTCGACAGCCTGCACGGCCGCGAGACGGTGGCGAACACGTATCTCGGCAGCGGCGTCGCGATTCCGCACGGGTTGCAGGAGGATCGCCATCTGATCCGCCGCACGGGCGTCGCGGTGCTGCAGGTGCCGGACGGCGTCGAGTGGCAGGGCGGTGAGCGCGCGCGTCTTATCGTCGCGATCGCCGCGCAGTCCGACGAACACATCGCGCTGTTGCAGCGCCTGACCCGGCTGATCGGCGATCCGCCGCAGCTCGAGCGGCTGCTCGCCGCGCGCGATCCGCAAGCGATCGTCGACGCGCTGAACGGCGCGGGCGCAGCGCGCGCGGCAGGCGCCGCCGTCGTCGAGGCGACGCCCGCCGACTACGCGCACAAGGTCGACGTGATCCTCGACTACCCGCACGGCCTGCACGCGCGGCCCGCGAGCGCGTGGGTCGCGACCGCGAAGCGGTATCGGGCGGCGTTGCGCGTGCGCCATGGCGACGTCGCCGCCGATCCGAAGAACCTCGTCAGCCTGCTGCAGCTCGGCGCGACCCCGCAGGCGCGGCTCGTCGTGTCCGCGCAGGGCGTCGACGCGGCCGACGCGCTCGCGGCGCTCGCACGCACGATCGAAGCGCTCGCCGCCGAGGAGCATGCGCGCGCGGCGGCCGCGCAGGCGCGCCGGCAGAGCGTGCAGCCCGCGCTGTGGACGCCGGAGGATCCTGCGACCGCGATCGAAGGGATCGGCGCGGGGCCGGGCCTCGTGACGGGGCCGGTGCGCGTGCTGCGCGCGACGCGCGTCGACATCGAAGACAGGCCGGGCGACACGCTCGACGCGACGCGTCGTCTCGACCAGGCGCTGATCGAGACCGCCGCCGAGCTCGACGCGCTCGCGCGCGAGACCGCGTCGCGGCTCGGCGCGGCCGAAGGCGAAATCTTCGTCGCGCAGCGGGAGCTGCTGAACGACACCGAGCTGCTCGGCGAGACCGCGCGACTGATCGTCGACGGGCACGGGCTCGCGTGGGCGTGGCATCAGGCCGCCGAAGCACAGGCCGAACGGCTCGCCGCGCTGCCCGATTCGCTCCTCGCCGCACGCGTGACCGACCTGCGCGACGTCGCGCGGCGCGTGCTGCGGCATCTCGGCGAGACGGGCGCGGGCGACGCGACGGGTGGCGGCGGCGACGCAAACGCGCCGTCGATTCTGATCGCCGAAGACCTGACACCATCCGACACCGCGCGGCTCGACCCGGCCGTGACACTCGGTTTCTGCACGGTCGCGGGCGGCCCGACGTCGCACACGGCGATCCTCGCGCGCACGCTCGGCGTGCCGGCGGCGGTCGCGTGCGGCGCGAGGCTGATGGAGGTTGCCGACGGCGCGCGCGCGGTGCTCGACGGCAACGCGGGGCGGCTGTACGTCGGCGTGTCGGCGCGCGACGCCGAGCGCGCGCGTCAGGTCGAGCAGCGCCTGCTCGAGGAGCGGCGGCGCGCGAGCGCGAACCGCGCGCTGCCTGCGGCGACGCTCGACGGCCACGTGCTCGAGATCGGCGCGAACATCACGCGGCCGGGCCAGGTCGCCGACGCGCTCGCGCAGGGCGCGGACGGCGTCGGCCTGATGCGCACCGAGTTCCTGTTTCTCGAGCGCCGCGACGCGCCCGACGAGGACGAGCAATACGCGTGCTACAAGCAGATGGTCGACGCGAGCGGCGGCCGGCGTCTCATCATTCGCACGCTCGACATCGGCGGCGACAAGCAGGTGCCGTATTTGAATCTGCCGCACGAATCGAATCCGTTCCTCGGCGTGCGCGGGCTGCGCCTGTGCCTGCGGCGTCCTGACCTGTTCGTGCCGCAGCTTCGCGCGCTTTATCGCGCGGCGAAGGAAGGGCCGCTCTGGATCATGTTCCCGATGGTGTCGACGCTCGACGAGGCGCGCGAGGCGATCGCGCTCGCCGAAACCGTGCGCGCGGAGCTCGACGCGCCGAAGGTGCCGCTCGGCATCATGGTCGAGACGCCGTCGGCCGCTGCGCTCGCCGATCATTTCGCGCAGGTCGTCGACTTCTTCTCGATCGGCACGAACGACTTGACGCAATATGTGCTCGCGATCGACCGCGAGCACCCGGAGCTCGCGCGGCTCGCCGAAAGCCTGCATCCGGCTGTGCTGCGGATGATCCGGCAGACGGTCGACGGCGCGCGCCGTCATCGCAAGTGGGTCGGCGTGTGCGGCGGGCTCGCGGGCGATCCGCTCGGCGCGTCGATTCTCGCGGGCCTGGGCGTCGACGAACTGTCGATGAGCGCGCGCGACGTCGCCGCGGTGAAGACGCGGCTGCGCGGCGCGCGGCTCGA
- a CDS encoding LacI family DNA-binding transcriptional regulator, whose translation MALRIKDVAEAAGVSVTTVSRVLSNNGPVRDTVRRRVLEVIERLDYRPNAAARRLRSGDTATIGLIVSDVRNPFFTEVSRAVEDAAYAQGMRVILCNTDENPEKEAMYLRLMESERVTGVIYSPTYDAARHFDARAHAFPVVMIDRAGPAGVADAITLDNRDAATRLVEHLVERGYRRVAGLFGNASTTGRERHAAFVDALRRHALPAEAEFVDPHPQAAHARVHAWLASDAAARPDAIVASNGLLLLGAYRALREHGARVPDDVALAGFDNDAWTDLVTPGVTVIAQPVYEIGKNAMQLLTQRLADPAMSARTLVLPGELIVRGSTAARADA comes from the coding sequence ATGGCGTTACGAATCAAGGATGTCGCGGAAGCAGCGGGCGTGTCGGTCACGACGGTCTCGCGCGTGCTGTCGAACAACGGTCCGGTGCGCGACACCGTGCGCCGGCGCGTGCTCGAGGTGATCGAGCGGCTCGATTACCGGCCGAACGCGGCCGCGCGCCGGCTGCGCTCGGGCGATACCGCGACGATCGGCCTCATCGTCTCCGACGTGCGCAACCCGTTCTTCACCGAGGTGAGCCGCGCGGTCGAAGACGCCGCGTATGCGCAAGGGATGCGCGTGATCCTCTGCAACACCGACGAGAATCCGGAAAAGGAAGCGATGTATCTGCGACTGATGGAGAGCGAGCGGGTGACGGGCGTCATCTATTCGCCGACGTACGACGCCGCGCGGCATTTCGATGCGCGCGCGCACGCGTTTCCGGTCGTGATGATCGACCGCGCGGGGCCGGCGGGCGTGGCCGATGCAATCACGCTCGACAACCGCGACGCGGCGACGCGGCTCGTCGAGCACCTCGTCGAGCGCGGCTACCGGCGCGTCGCGGGACTGTTCGGCAACGCGAGCACGACCGGCCGCGAACGACATGCGGCGTTCGTCGACGCGCTGCGCCGCCACGCGTTGCCGGCCGAAGCGGAGTTCGTCGATCCGCATCCGCAGGCCGCACATGCGCGCGTGCACGCATGGCTCGCGAGCGATGCGGCCGCGCGGCCCGACGCGATCGTCGCGAGCAACGGCCTGCTGCTGCTCGGCGCATATCGCGCGCTGCGCGAGCACGGCGCGCGCGTGCCGGACGATGTCGCGCTCGCGGGCTTCGACAACGACGCGTGGACGGATCTCGTCACACCCGGCGTGACGGTGATCGCGCAACCCGTCTACGAAATCGGCAAGAACGCGATGCAGTTGCTGACGCAACGGCTCGCCGATCCGGCGATGTCCGCGCGCACGCTGGTACTGCCCGGGGAGTTGATCGTGCGGGGCTCGACTGCGGCGCGAGCGGACGCGTAA
- a CDS encoding aldehyde dehydrogenase family protein, producing the protein MQFNDILAALDVDLAGWQGSALTARSPVDGATLATLAADSPAETERKIDAAHQAFLKWRTVPAPVRGELVRVLGNVLREHKAALGRLVTLEAGKIASEGLGEVQEMIDICDFAVGLSRQLYGLTIASERPGHRMMETWHPLGVCGVISAFNFPVAVWSWNAALAFVCGDPVVWKPSEKTPLTAIACHALFAKAVRAFDKTHPGVVPEGLHQLVLGGRDVGEALAASPKVPLVSATGSVRMGIEVAQVLSRRLARSLLELGGNNGMIVAPSADLDLVVRAVTFASVGTAGQRCTTLRRLIVHRSVADQLLPRLEKAFASVKVGDPLETGTLVGPLIDRAAFDAMQKALADAREQGGDVKGGERVDVGHADAYYVRPALVRMPKQTAVVTRETFAPILYVLVYDDFGDALAIHNGVPQGLSSAIFTNDVREAEQFMSAAGSDCGIVNVNIGTSGAEIGGAFGGEKETGGGRESGSDAWKSYMRRATNTINYSRELPLAQGVKFDV; encoded by the coding sequence ATGCAATTCAACGACATTCTCGCCGCGCTCGACGTCGATCTGGCCGGCTGGCAAGGCAGCGCGCTGACCGCCCGGTCGCCCGTCGACGGCGCGACGCTCGCGACGCTCGCCGCCGACAGCCCGGCCGAAACCGAGCGCAAGATCGACGCCGCGCATCAAGCGTTCCTCAAGTGGCGCACGGTGCCCGCGCCCGTGCGCGGCGAGCTCGTGCGCGTGTTGGGCAACGTGCTGCGCGAGCACAAGGCGGCGCTCGGCCGGCTCGTCACGCTCGAAGCGGGCAAGATCGCGTCCGAGGGCCTCGGCGAAGTGCAGGAGATGATCGACATCTGCGATTTCGCGGTCGGCCTGTCGCGGCAGTTGTATGGCCTCACGATCGCGTCCGAGCGCCCCGGCCACCGGATGATGGAAACCTGGCATCCGCTCGGCGTGTGCGGCGTGATCTCCGCGTTCAATTTCCCGGTCGCCGTATGGTCGTGGAACGCGGCGCTCGCGTTCGTCTGCGGCGACCCGGTCGTCTGGAAGCCGTCCGAGAAGACGCCGCTCACCGCGATCGCTTGCCATGCGCTGTTCGCGAAGGCGGTACGCGCATTCGACAAGACGCATCCGGGCGTCGTGCCGGAAGGGCTGCATCAGCTCGTGCTCGGCGGCCGCGACGTCGGCGAGGCGCTCGCCGCTTCGCCGAAGGTGCCGCTCGTGTCCGCGACGGGCAGCGTGCGGATGGGCATCGAGGTCGCGCAGGTGCTGAGCCGGCGCCTCGCGCGCAGCCTCCTCGAACTCGGCGGCAACAACGGGATGATCGTCGCGCCGAGCGCGGATCTCGATCTCGTCGTGCGCGCGGTCACGTTCGCGTCGGTCGGCACCGCGGGCCAGCGCTGCACGACGCTGCGCCGGCTGATCGTGCATCGCAGCGTCGCCGATCAACTGCTGCCGCGCCTCGAGAAGGCGTTCGCATCGGTGAAGGTCGGCGATCCGCTCGAGACGGGCACGCTGGTCGGCCCACTGATCGACCGCGCGGCATTCGACGCGATGCAAAAGGCGCTCGCCGATGCGCGCGAGCAGGGCGGCGATGTGAAGGGCGGCGAGCGCGTCGACGTGGGCCATGCGGACGCGTACTACGTGCGCCCGGCGCTCGTGCGGATGCCGAAGCAGACGGCCGTCGTCACGCGCGAGACGTTCGCGCCGATTCTCTATGTGCTTGTCTACGACGACTTCGGCGATGCGCTCGCGATCCACAACGGCGTGCCGCAAGGGCTGTCGTCGGCGATTTTCACGAACGACGTGCGCGAAGCCGAGCAGTTCATGTCGGCGGCGGGCAGCGATTGCGGGATCGTCAACGTGAACATCGGCACGAGCGGCGCGGAGATCGGCGGCGCGTTCGGCGGCGAAAAGGAGACGGGCGGCGGTCGCGAATCGGGCTCGGACGCCTGGAAGAGCTACATGCGCCGCGCGACGAACACGATCAACTACAGCCGCGAATTGCCGCTCGCGCAGGGCGTGAAGTTCGACGTGTAA
- a CDS encoding PLP-dependent aminotransferase family protein — MTLAAAVDYPFAAPFADPQGSPIRELFKHVGKPGMISFAGGYPSADLFDREGIAAAFADAARDDPLACLQYGDTAGQPGLRRALADWMASARGVTCDASQVLVTTGSQQGFDLLVRTLIEPGDVALVEAPAYPAALQALRLAGAKLVPVRTDGDGVDPDALAVLLAAWPASERRPKLLYTVPTFANPTGATLPPARRATLAALAADAQFVLVEDDPYADLRFSGEPVKPVLAHAGAEDWTVYLGSLSKIVAPGLRIGWAVAPAAIARRMTVAKQTSDLCTAPIAQEAIRRYLDSGRLAAHLRTIAQTYGSRCRALVSALRQFVPDEVEWREPAGGMFVWARLTAGRDAAEALKRALAHNVMYVPGAAFYARDADASSLRLSFAAPGEAEIFEGVRRLRAALAADR; from the coding sequence ATGACGCTCGCCGCCGCCGTCGATTACCCGTTCGCCGCGCCGTTCGCCGATCCGCAGGGATCGCCGATCCGCGAGCTGTTCAAGCACGTCGGCAAGCCGGGGATGATCTCGTTCGCGGGCGGCTATCCGTCCGCCGATCTGTTCGATCGGGAAGGCATCGCGGCCGCGTTCGCGGACGCGGCCCGCGACGATCCGCTCGCGTGCCTGCAGTACGGCGACACGGCGGGCCAGCCGGGCCTGCGCCGCGCGCTCGCGGACTGGATGGCGAGCGCGCGCGGCGTGACGTGCGACGCTTCGCAGGTGCTCGTCACGACGGGCTCGCAGCAAGGTTTCGACCTGCTCGTGCGCACGCTGATCGAGCCGGGCGACGTCGCGCTCGTCGAGGCGCCCGCGTATCCGGCCGCGCTGCAGGCGTTGCGGCTCGCGGGCGCGAAACTCGTGCCGGTGCGCACCGACGGCGACGGCGTCGATCCCGATGCGCTCGCCGTGCTGCTCGCCGCGTGGCCTGCGAGCGAGCGTCGCCCGAAGCTGCTGTACACGGTGCCGACGTTCGCGAACCCGACGGGCGCGACGCTGCCGCCGGCGCGCCGCGCGACGCTCGCCGCGCTCGCGGCCGACGCGCAATTCGTGCTCGTCGAAGACGACCCGTACGCGGACCTGCGCTTCTCCGGCGAGCCGGTGAAGCCGGTGCTCGCGCACGCCGGCGCCGAAGACTGGACCGTCTACCTCGGCAGTCTGTCGAAGATCGTCGCGCCGGGCTTGCGGATCGGCTGGGCGGTCGCGCCCGCCGCGATCGCGCGCCGGATGACGGTCGCGAAGCAGACGAGCGATTTGTGCACCGCGCCGATCGCGCAGGAGGCGATCCGGCGCTATCTGGACAGCGGCCGGCTCGCCGCGCATCTGCGCACGATCGCGCAGACTTACGGGAGCCGCTGCCGCGCGCTCGTCAGCGCGCTCCGGCAATTCGTGCCGGACGAAGTCGAGTGGCGCGAGCCGGCGGGCGGCATGTTCGTGTGGGCGCGCCTGACGGCCGGCCGCGACGCCGCGGAGGCGCTCAAGCGCGCGCTCGCGCACAACGTGATGTATGTGCCGGGCGCGGCGTTCTACGCGCGCGACGCGGACGCGAGCAGCCTGCGGCTGTCGTTCGCCGCACCGGGCGAAGCGGAGATCTTCGAGGGCGTGCGCCGGCTGCGCGCGGCGCTCGCGGCGGACCGCTAG
- a CDS encoding DUF1338 domain-containing protein, with protein sequence MNANLAALLATVSDQPTIDKLMRLMHVPTCFERCEPGVVTRAELAQALNMALFADLLERVPTGRAYTRDVARDGGRVTFDHGALRTVRWPSCGALPPGEAAFTRILRPLGYRLNGTYPLERLKMTGRSYAHLDAPDQIAQFFVSELHPERFSAAFQQAVTNVLGTSADPLTPQAVATLAELERDASLPLAGACALVPVLVRCFDRQHASPALADYETLLAESAEMAWIATEGNAFNHATDRVPDVDALAAAQRALGRPIKPAVEVSRSGRVRQTAFRADPVTRTLVDASGALVEREVPGSFYEFITRDAVADAETGRRALDLSFDAGNATGIFKMTAAA encoded by the coding sequence ATGAACGCGAACCTCGCCGCCTTGCTCGCCACCGTTTCCGATCAGCCGACCATCGACAAGTTGATGCGGCTGATGCATGTCCCGACGTGTTTCGAGCGCTGCGAGCCGGGCGTCGTCACGCGCGCCGAGCTCGCGCAGGCGCTCAACATGGCGCTGTTCGCGGATCTGCTCGAACGGGTGCCGACGGGCCGCGCGTACACGCGCGACGTCGCGCGCGACGGCGGCCGCGTGACGTTCGACCATGGCGCGCTGCGCACCGTGCGCTGGCCGTCGTGCGGCGCGCTGCCGCCCGGCGAAGCGGCATTCACGCGCATTCTTCGGCCGCTCGGCTATCGGCTGAACGGCACGTATCCGCTCGAACGCCTCAAGATGACGGGCCGCTCGTACGCGCATCTCGACGCGCCCGACCAGATCGCGCAGTTCTTCGTCAGCGAACTGCATCCGGAGCGCTTCAGCGCCGCGTTCCAGCAGGCCGTGACGAACGTGCTCGGGACGTCGGCCGATCCGCTGACGCCGCAGGCGGTCGCGACGCTCGCCGAGCTCGAGCGCGACGCGTCGCTGCCGCTTGCCGGCGCCTGCGCGCTGGTGCCCGTGCTCGTGCGCTGCTTCGATCGCCAGCATGCGTCGCCTGCGCTTGCCGATTACGAAACGCTGCTCGCCGAGTCGGCCGAGATGGCGTGGATCGCGACCGAAGGCAACGCGTTCAATCATGCGACCGACCGCGTGCCCGACGTCGACGCGCTCGCCGCCGCGCAGCGCGCGCTGGGGCGGCCGATCAAGCCGGCCGTCGAGGTGTCGCGCTCGGGGCGCGTGCGGCAGACCGCATTCCGCGCGGACCCTGTGACGCGCACGTTGGTTGACGCGTCCGGCGCGCTCGTCGAGCGCGAGGTGCCGGGCTCGTTCTACGAATTCATCACGCGTGACGCGGTCGCCGATGCCGAGACCGGCCGCCGCGCGCTCGATCTGAGCTTCGACGCGGGCAACGCCACCGGCATCTTCAAGATGACGGCCGCCGCCTGA
- a CDS encoding LysR substrate-binding domain-containing protein codes for MRKGIPNLAALQVFEAAARHESFTRAADELALTQSAVSRQITSLEERLGVALFLRIKKRVVLTPHGRHYAALVRRNLERIERDTLELMAQRGIGATLELAVVPTFASQWLIPRLPRFRALRPDITVNLSVRTEPFLFSDSTFDAAIYFGHALWPGTQGRLLFLEGDMLPVCSPALLPAGGRRITRDALLDLPLLHLSTRADAWRDWFRAHGLDNDLRAVRGPRYELFTMLTAAAHAGMGVALMPALLVADELASGRLCAPLDLRLPSDAGYYLVAPDAAADSEPFVALAEWLDSVAPTRTIS; via the coding sequence ATGCGAAAAGGCATTCCGAACCTCGCGGCGCTGCAGGTCTTCGAAGCGGCGGCCCGCCACGAAAGCTTCACCCGCGCGGCCGACGAGCTCGCGCTCACGCAAAGCGCGGTCAGCCGTCAGATCACGTCGCTGGAGGAGCGGCTCGGCGTCGCGTTGTTCCTGCGGATCAAGAAGCGGGTCGTGCTGACGCCGCACGGCCGGCACTACGCGGCGCTCGTGCGCCGCAACCTCGAGCGGATCGAGCGCGATACGCTCGAACTGATGGCGCAGCGCGGGATCGGCGCGACGCTCGAGCTCGCGGTCGTGCCGACGTTCGCGAGCCAATGGCTGATTCCACGCCTGCCGCGGTTCCGCGCGCTGCGGCCCGACATCACGGTCAATCTGTCGGTGCGCACTGAGCCGTTCCTGTTCAGCGATTCGACGTTCGACGCGGCGATCTATTTCGGCCACGCGCTGTGGCCCGGCACGCAAGGGCGGCTGCTGTTCCTCGAAGGCGACATGCTGCCCGTCTGCAGTCCGGCGCTGCTGCCCGCGGGCGGACGGCGGATCACGCGCGACGCGCTGCTCGATTTGCCGCTCCTGCACCTGTCGACGCGCGCGGACGCATGGCGCGACTGGTTCCGCGCGCACGGCCTCGACAACGACCTGCGCGCGGTGCGCGGGCCGCGCTACGAACTGTTCACGATGCTGACGGCGGCCGCGCACGCGGGAATGGGGGTCGCGCTGATGCCGGCGCTCCTCGTCGCCGACGAGCTTGCGTCGGGGCGCCTTTGCGCGCCGCTCGACCTGCGGCTGCCGAGCGACGCCGGCTACTACCTCGTCGCGCCCGACGCCGCCGCCGACAGCGAGCCGTTCGTCGCGTTGGCCGAATGGCTGGATTCCGTCGCGCCGACACGGACGATAAGCTGA
- a CDS encoding type II toxin-antitoxin system Phd/YefM family antitoxin: protein MTIHIGDIVPLSIARARFSELADEARDGGEKIITKNGAAYVALIDARRLDHYHRLERDRAAQTEAGPMHGGTGGGKGGDGSDEVADIAAEGIAPLANDSTTGDSGGGLDASPVECRTGGARDAADGSPRGGGTRPMHDACGSRAADDG, encoded by the coding sequence ATGACCATTCACATCGGCGACATCGTGCCACTGTCCATCGCCCGCGCCCGCTTTTCCGAGCTGGCCGACGAGGCGCGGGACGGCGGCGAGAAGATCATCACGAAGAACGGCGCGGCGTACGTCGCGCTGATCGACGCCAGGCGGCTCGATCACTATCATCGGCTCGAGCGCGATCGGGCGGCGCAGACAGAGGCCGGGCCGATGCACGGCGGGACCGGGGGCGGCAAAGGCGGCGATGGGAGCGATGAGGTCGCAGATATTGCGGCCGAAGGCATTGCGCCTTTGGCCAATGACAGTACGACGGGCGACTCGGGTGGCGGCTTGGACGCGTCGCCAGTTGAGTGCCGCACCGGGGGCGCCCGCGACGCCGCGGACGGCTCGCCGCGCGGCGGCGGCACGCGTCCGATGCACGACGCATGCGGTTCACGCGCCGCAGACGACGGTTGA
- a CDS encoding NAD(P)/FAD-dependent oxidoreductase gives MQNYYEATATRTLYPALADRVDVDVCIVGGGLAGLSTALGLVERGVRDVAVLDAQTVGFGASGRNGGFVFGGYSLDNADLLRMLGPESARALYRLTIDAIDLIRARAARYGIDCELVDGGVILANWFDDPARLNAPRKLMKEVFGVEWEPLDANALRTRLKTDRYHGGLFERNAFHFHPLKYVLGIAAAATRGGARIHEHSAARTIRRDGAGFVVATDGGAVRARRVVFAGGGYARGVYPRIERAVLPIATYVIATEPLGARLADAIACRSAVYDTRFAFDYYRPLADSRILWGGRISVLERGPDAIARLLKHDLVRVYPQLRDVAVQFAWGGLMSYARHKMPQIGRDPDGVWHAVGFGGHGMAPTTVAGEVLAAALAERRPVPDGFARFGLTRTFGLAGLAAAQLTYSAYEARDALAARRRTRFDKPVF, from the coding sequence ATGCAGAACTACTACGAAGCCACTGCGACACGCACGCTCTACCCCGCGCTCGCCGATCGCGTCGACGTCGATGTCTGCATCGTCGGCGGCGGCCTCGCCGGCCTGTCGACAGCGCTCGGGCTCGTCGAGCGCGGCGTGCGCGACGTCGCGGTGCTCGACGCGCAGACGGTCGGCTTCGGCGCGTCAGGCCGCAACGGCGGCTTCGTGTTCGGCGGTTACAGCCTCGACAACGCGGATCTCCTGCGCATGCTCGGCCCCGAGTCCGCACGCGCGCTCTATCGGTTGACGATCGACGCGATCGACCTGATCCGCGCGCGCGCCGCGCGCTACGGCATCGACTGCGAGCTGGTCGACGGCGGCGTGATCCTCGCGAACTGGTTCGACGATCCGGCGCGCCTGAACGCACCGCGCAAGCTGATGAAGGAAGTGTTCGGCGTCGAATGGGAGCCGCTCGACGCAAACGCGTTGCGCACGCGCCTGAAAACCGACCGCTATCACGGCGGGCTCTTCGAGCGCAACGCGTTCCACTTCCATCCGCTCAAGTACGTGCTCGGCATCGCGGCCGCGGCCACGCGCGGCGGCGCGCGGATCCACGAGCATTCGGCCGCGCGCACGATCCGCCGCGACGGCGCGGGCTTCGTCGTCGCGACAGACGGCGGCGCCGTGCGTGCGCGGCGCGTCGTGTTCGCGGGCGGCGGCTATGCGCGCGGCGTGTATCCGCGCATCGAGCGTGCGGTGCTGCCGATCGCGACCTACGTGATCGCGACCGAGCCGCTCGGCGCGCGGCTCGCCGACGCGATCGCATGCCGGTCGGCCGTCTACGACACCCGCTTCGCCTTCGACTACTACCGGCCGCTCGCCGACTCACGCATCCTGTGGGGCGGCCGCATCTCGGTGCTCGAACGCGGGCCGGACGCCATCGCGCGGCTGCTCAAGCACGACCTCGTGCGCGTCTATCCACAGTTGCGCGACGTTGCCGTGCAGTTCGCGTGGGGCGGGCTCATGAGCTACGCGCGCCACAAGATGCCGCAGATCGGACGCGACCCGGATGGCGTCTGGCACGCGGTCGGCTTCGGCGGCCACGGGATGGCGCCGACGACGGTCGCGGGCGAGGTGCTCGCAGCAGCGCTCGCCGAACGGCGGCCCGTGCCGGACGGCTTCGCAAGGTTCGGCCTCACACGCACATTCGGCCTCGCCGGGCTGGCCGCCGCACAACTCACGTACAGCGCGTACGAGGCGCGGGATGCGCTCGCCGCGCGCCGCCGCACACGTTTCGACAAACCCGTTTTTTAG
- a CDS encoding TetR/AcrR family transcriptional regulator: MPPPDDAKMKQGSKAAAPDADARRDEARRKYDPEQTKRNILDVATQEFSAMGLSGARVDSIAERTNTTKRMLYYYFDSKEGLYEAVLEKVYGDIRALELELNVGELEPREGLRRLVEFTFDYHDKHRDFVRLVTIENIHGAKYLEQLKSFKNRNVSIIKTLEDLLAHGVESGAFREDVDPFDLHLLISSFCFHRVANRYTFGTAFGRDPSSPRLRTRHRAMIAETVLRYVAR, translated from the coding sequence ATGCCGCCGCCCGATGACGCCAAAATGAAACAAGGAAGCAAGGCCGCCGCGCCCGACGCCGATGCGCGGCGCGATGAGGCGCGCCGCAAATACGATCCCGAACAGACGAAGCGCAACATCCTCGACGTCGCCACGCAGGAGTTCTCCGCGATGGGGCTGTCGGGCGCGCGCGTCGATTCGATCGCCGAACGCACGAACACGACGAAGCGGATGCTCTACTACTACTTCGACAGCAAGGAAGGGCTGTACGAAGCAGTACTCGAGAAAGTCTACGGCGACATCCGCGCGCTCGAACTCGAACTGAACGTCGGCGAACTGGAGCCGCGCGAGGGCTTGCGCCGGCTCGTCGAATTCACGTTCGACTACCACGACAAGCATCGCGACTTCGTGCGCCTCGTGACGATCGAGAACATTCACGGCGCGAAGTATCTCGAGCAGCTGAAGTCGTTCAAGAACCGCAACGTCAGCATCATCAAGACGCTCGAGGACCTGCTCGCGCACGGCGTCGAAAGCGGCGCGTTCCGCGAGGATGTCGATCCGTTCGATCTGCATCTGCTGATCAGCTCGTTCTGCTTTCATCGCGTCGCGAACCGCTATACGTTCGGCACGGCGTTCGGCCGCGATCCGTCGTCGCCGCGACTGCGCACGCGGCATCGCGCGATGATCGCCGAGACGGTCTTGCGTTACGTCGCACGCTGA